From Mastacembelus armatus chromosome 13, fMasArm1.2, whole genome shotgun sequence, one genomic window encodes:
- the opa3 gene encoding optic atrophy 3 protein homolog, whose translation MVVGAFPIAKLLYLGVRQMSKPVANRIKAGARRSEFFKNYVCLPPAQLYHWIEMRTKMRIMGFRGSTIKPLNEEAAAELGAELLGEAIIFLIGGGCMVLEYSRQAANSRRKEEELNATITNLQTQLAELTLTIETLDAQLREVNRQLLYIPVTPQK comes from the exons ATGGTTGTCGGTGCTTTCCCCATCGCCAAGCTCCTCTACCTGGGAGTGAGGCAGATGAGTAAGCCTGTAGCAAACCGGATAAAAGCGGGAGCCAGGAGAAGCGAGTTCTTCAAAAATTACGTCTGTCTGCCGCCGGCCCAGC TTTACCACTGGATTGAGATGAGAACAAAGATGCGGATCATGGGCTTTCGGGGTTCTACCATTAAGCCACTCAATGAAGAGGCAGCTGCAGAGCTGGGTGCAGAGTTGCTGGGAGAGGCAATCATTTTCCTCATCGGTGGCGGATGTATGGTGCTGGAGTACAGCAGGCAGGCTGCTAACTCTCGCCGCAAAGAGGAGGAGCTGAATGCGACTATTACAAACCTACAGACTCAACTAGCAGAACTTACCCTAACCATAGAGACTCTAGATGCTCAGCTCAGAGAGGTGAACAGGCAACTGCTGTATATTCCTGTTACCCCCCAAAAGTGA
- the hnrnpul1 gene encoding heterogeneous nuclear ribonucleoprotein U-like protein 1 translates to MSVDVKKLKVNELKEELQRRGLDTRGLKADLVERLKAALESEAQADASDQGEQEDDYYEDKEDNEEGEDAQAEQEIAADYGNDDGDGEGDVPEEEDEGRDSGGYFEEEEAEGESYETQPTSDSDQGIPDFTADVDIDKSEMESEVKTDPVLESEEKSEKKPDVKVEIKREDDSDTAADGQQDSHGTEQEHGQDGAGHAEQIKVEADRGGHYSRKRPYEENRGYSYYEHREDKRSRTPQPPAEDEEENIDDTLVTIDTYNCDLHFKVSRDRYSGYPLTIEGFAYLWAGARATHGVTQGRVCYEMKINEEIPVKHLPSSEPDPHVVRIGWSLNHCSTQLGEEPFSFGYGGTGKKSSDCKFADFGEKFGENDVIGCYIDFDSGDEVEMGFSKNGVWLGVAFRTTKEALAGRALFPHVLVKNCAVEFNFGQKREPYFPPPEGYTYIHNLDMEDKIRGTKGPASKSECEILMMVGLPACGKTTWAIKHAEGNPEKKYNILGTNAIMDKMKVMGLRRQKNYAGRWDVLIQQATQCLNRLIEIAARKRRNYILDQTNVYGSARRRKMRPFEGFQRKAIVICPTDEDLKERTLKQTNEQGKDVPDHAVLEMKANFTLPEVCDFLEAVTFIELQHEEAEKLLKQYNEEGRKAGPPPEKRFDNRQGGFRGRGGGSYQRYDNRDGSRSGYQNRSGDGGSGYRGGYNRGSYNQNRWGNSYRDGGSDVRGGYNRNQHSAGSYNRPAPYNKGGYSQGYSQSYNQGYNQGNYNQNYYSNYSQYPGYSQSYSQTPTTGQTYNHHQQQPQQQQQQQQQQQQQQQQQQQQQQQQQQSYNQQYQQYAQQWQQYYQNQNQWNQYYSQYGSYPGQGSQGSSSGSQ, encoded by the exons ATGAGTGTTGACGTGAAGAAACTGAAAGTCAATGAGTTAAAAGAGGAGCTCCAGCGCCGTGGCCTGGACACCAGAGGCCTGAAGGCAGACCTGGTGGAGAGGCTGAAAGCCGCCCTGGAAAGCGAGGCTCAGGCCGATGCCTCAGACCAAGGGGAGCAGGAAGATGACTATTACGAGGACAAGGAAGACAACGAAGAGGGAGAGGATGCACAAGCCGAACAAG AAATAGCTGCGGACTATGGCAATGATGATGGGGATGGAGAAGGCGATGTCcctgaagaggaagatgaaggtAGAGATTCAGGTGGTTACtttgaggaagaggaagcagaaggCGAGTCTTATGAAACTCAACCAACTTCCGACTCAGATCAGGGCATTCCTGACTTCACAGCAGATGTCGATATAGACAAATCTGAAATGGAATCAGAGGTAAAGACCGACCCTGTGCTGGAGTCAGAGGAGAAATCTGAGAAGAAACCAG ATGTAAAGGTGGAGATCAAAAGGGAAGATGACTCTGACACTGCTGCAGACGGACAACAGGATAGTCATGGGACAGAGCAGGAGCATGGGCAAGATGGCGCAGGTCATGCTGAGCAAATCAAAGTGGAAGCAGATAGGGGTGGACACTACAGTCGTAAGAGACCATATGAGGAGAACAGGGGCTATAGCTACTATGAGCACCGTGAGGACAAGAG ATCCCGTACACCACAACCCCCTgctgaagatgaggaagagaacATAGATGACACTCTTGTTACAATTGATACAT ACAACTGTGATCTGCATTTCAAAGTGTCTCGGGATCGCTACAGCGGTTATCCATTGACCATCGAAGGCTTTGCGTACCTGTGGGCTGGTGCACGAGCTACACATGGTGTCACTCAGGGCCGTGTGTGTTATGAGATGAAG ATCAATGAGGAAATTCCTGTTAAGCACCTGCCCAGTAGTGAGCCAGATCCCCATGTGGTCAGAATCGGGTGGTCCCTCAACCACTGCAGCACTCAGCTTG GCGAGGAGCCATTTTCCTTTGGATATGGAGGAACAGGAAAGAAATCCTCTGACTGTAAGTTTGCAGATTTTGGAGAGAAGTTTGGTGAGAACGATGTCATCGGCTGTTACATT GACTTTGACAGTGGCGATGAAGTGGAGATGGGCTTTTCTAAGAATGGAGTGTGGTTGGGCGTAGCCTTCCGCACAACCAAGGAAGCGCTGGCAGGTCGTGCCCTGTTCCCTCATGTGCTGGTGAAGAATTGTGCTGTTGAATTTAACTTTGGACAGAAGCGGGAGCCTTATTTCCCCCCTCCGGAGGGATACACCTACATCCACAATCTTGACATGGAGGACAAGATCAGAGGCACAAAGGGACCTGCCAGCAAATCTGAATGTGAG atcTTGATGATGGTTGGCCTGCCTGCCTGTGGAAAGACGACTTGGGCCATAAAGCATGCAGAGGGTAACCCTGAGAAGAAGTACAACATCCTGGGCACAAATGCCATCATGGACAAAATGAAG GTGATGGGTCTGCGCCGCCAGAAGAACTACGCTGGGCGCTGGGATGTTCTGATACAGCAGGCCACCCAGTGTCTCAACAGGCTAATTGAGATCGCTGCCCGAAAGAGACGCAACTACATCCTGGATCAG ACAAATGTATATGGATCAGCAAGGAGACGAAAAATGCGTCCTTTTGAAGGTTTTCAACGCAAGGCTATTGTAATTTGTCCCACGGACGAGGATTTAAAAGAACGAACATTAAAGCAAACCAATGAGCAGGGGAAGGATGTGCCCGATCATGCTGTTTTAGAAATGAAAG CCAACTTTACTCTCCCTGAGGTTTGCGACTTCCTGGAGGCAGTGACGTTCATTGAGCTGCAGCATGAAGAGGCTGAAAAGCTGTTAAAGCAGTACAATGAGGAGGGTCGCAAGGCTGGCCCGCCCCCTGAGAAACGCTTTGACAACAGGCAGGGTGGGTTCCGTGGTCGCGGTGGTGGTAGCTACCAGCGGTACGACAACCGTGATGGGTCCCGCAGTGGCTACCAGAACCGGAGTGGAGATGGAGGCAGTGGATACAGAGGTG GCTACAATCGTGGCAGCTATAACCAGAATCGTTGGGGCAACAGCTACCGTGACGGCGGCTCTGATGTGCGTGGTGGATATAACCGAAATCAGCATTCAGCAGGAAGCTACAATCGCCCGGCACCTTACAACAAAGGAGGATACAGCCAG GGCTACAGCCAGAGCTACAATCAAGGCTACAACCAGGGCAACTACAACCAGAATTATTACAGCAACTACAGTCAGTATCCTGGATACAGCCAGAGCTACAGCCAGACACCTACCACTGGACAGACATACAACCACCACCAGCAACAGccgcagcaacaacagcagcagcagcagcagcagcagcagcagcagcaacaacagcagcagcaacagcaacaacagcaacagagcTACAACCAGCAATATCAGCAG TATGCTCAACAATGGCAGCAGTACTATCAGAACCAAAACCAGTGGAACCAGTACTACAGCCAGTATGGCAGCTACCCTGGACAGGGCAGCCAAGGCTCATCTTCCGGATCTCAGTAG